Proteins encoded in a region of the Cytobacillus pseudoceanisediminis genome:
- a CDS encoding FecCD family ABC transporter permease encodes MIQPELVKKQRILMAVLSALIIVTIVIGMGLGYASLSYDRLLPTIMGQGTFKEEFVLFSIRLPRVFITVLAGMALALSGAILQGITRNDLADPGIIGINSGAGVAIAVFFLFFPIEAGTFIYMLPLCAFFGALLTAILIYAFSYKKSEGLQPVKMVLVGVGFSMALSGVMIVLISSAEREKVDFIAKWLSGNIWGTDWPFIWALLPWLLLLIPFTLYKANRLNLLSLSEPVAIGIGVSIERERIVLLLTAVALAASAVSVTGGIAFIGLIAPHMAKALVGPRNQLFIPIAILLGGWLLLFADTLGRNLVDPDGLPAGIMVALIGAPYFMYLLLKK; translated from the coding sequence ATGATTCAGCCAGAGTTAGTAAAAAAACAGCGAATTTTAATGGCCGTGTTATCAGCACTCATTATTGTTACCATTGTGATTGGAATGGGATTAGGCTATGCCTCCCTTTCATATGACCGATTGCTCCCGACTATTATGGGACAGGGCACATTTAAAGAAGAATTTGTGTTATTTTCCATTCGGCTGCCGCGGGTATTTATCACTGTCTTGGCCGGCATGGCACTCGCATTATCCGGTGCCATTTTACAAGGGATTACACGCAATGACCTGGCAGATCCAGGCATCATTGGCATAAACTCCGGTGCCGGAGTTGCTATAGCGGTTTTCTTTCTGTTCTTTCCGATTGAAGCTGGCACTTTCATATACATGCTGCCTTTATGCGCATTTTTCGGCGCTTTACTTACTGCAATCCTTATCTATGCTTTTTCCTATAAAAAAAGCGAGGGGCTTCAGCCTGTAAAGATGGTGCTGGTCGGGGTCGGATTTTCCATGGCGCTTTCCGGTGTCATGATTGTCCTGATTTCTTCAGCGGAAAGAGAGAAAGTCGATTTTATAGCTAAATGGCTATCAGGGAATATCTGGGGAACGGATTGGCCGTTCATTTGGGCACTCCTCCCCTGGCTTCTTCTGCTGATTCCATTTACTTTATATAAAGCAAATCGCTTGAATCTATTAAGCTTAAGCGAGCCTGTCGCCATCGGGATAGGGGTATCCATTGAAAGAGAACGGATCGTCCTTCTGCTTACAGCCGTTGCATTGGCCGCTTCAGCTGTGTCGGTAACCGGCGGAATTGCTTTTATCGGCTTAATTGCACCGCACATGGCTAAAGCGCTTGTTGGACCGCGGAATCAGCTTTTCATTCCGATTGCTATCCTTTTAGGAGGATGGCTTCTCTTATTCGCCGATACGCTTGGCCGGAACCTGGTTGATCCTGACGGCCTGCCAGCCGGCATTATGGTTGCACTGATCGGTGCTCCTTATTTCATGTATTTACTGCTAAAAAAATAG
- a CDS encoding FecCD family ABC transporter permease, which produces MTKDAQPFIPFIYKLAAGFVIFAGMFVAACVFGAADVTVKDVWLALTSNASGEKISIIREIRLPREIAAVFVGAALSISGAIMQGMTRNPLADPGLLGLTAGANAALALTLVVIPSANYIGILFACFIGAAVGASLVFGIGAMKKGGFSPIRIVLAGAAVSAFLFAIAEGVGIYFKISKDVSMWTAGGIIGTSWSQLQVIVPVISIGILVSLFLSKQLTILSLNEEVAVGLGQNTTQIKTILFILVTLLAGASVALVGNMAFIGLMVPHIVRAIVGTDYRFILPMSALTGASFMLLADTLGRTINAPYETPAAAIIAVMGLPFFLFIVHKGGKAFS; this is translated from the coding sequence ATGACAAAAGATGCTCAACCCTTTATTCCATTTATCTATAAACTCGCCGCAGGCTTTGTTATCTTTGCCGGCATGTTTGTGGCTGCATGTGTGTTTGGAGCTGCGGATGTAACGGTCAAAGATGTTTGGCTGGCGCTTACTTCCAATGCTTCTGGAGAAAAAATTTCGATTATTCGTGAAATCCGTCTTCCTCGTGAAATTGCTGCAGTCTTCGTTGGAGCTGCGCTTAGCATTTCCGGTGCCATTATGCAGGGAATGACAAGAAACCCTCTTGCTGATCCAGGCTTGCTCGGATTAACGGCTGGAGCAAATGCCGCACTTGCATTAACTCTTGTGGTCATTCCTTCAGCAAATTACATAGGGATTCTCTTCGCCTGTTTTATCGGTGCAGCGGTTGGAGCTTCGCTGGTTTTCGGCATTGGCGCCATGAAAAAAGGAGGTTTTTCTCCTATTCGGATCGTATTGGCCGGAGCCGCGGTGTCCGCCTTCCTTTTCGCAATAGCCGAAGGAGTCGGCATTTATTTTAAAATTTCAAAAGATGTCAGCATGTGGACTGCAGGCGGAATCATCGGCACATCCTGGAGCCAGCTGCAAGTGATTGTCCCGGTTATTTCCATTGGCATTCTTGTTTCTCTTTTTCTGTCCAAGCAGCTGACTATCTTAAGCTTAAATGAGGAAGTGGCAGTAGGTCTGGGGCAAAATACAACTCAGATTAAGACCATCCTTTTCATCTTAGTGACCCTGCTTGCTGGCGCATCAGTGGCACTGGTAGGCAATATGGCTTTTATCGGGCTGATGGTGCCTCATATTGTCCGTGCTATTGTAGGTACAGACTACCGTTTTATTCTTCCCATGTCTGCCCTGACAGGAGCTTCTTTTATGCTTCTGGCCGATACATTAGGGAGAACCATCAACGCTCCTTACGAAACACCGGCAGCTGCTATTATCGCCGTTATGGGGCTTCCTTTCTTCCTGTTTATTGTTCATAAAGGAGGTAAGGCGTTCTCATGA
- a CDS encoding ABC transporter ATP-binding protein — protein sequence MVRLYTDGLNIGYSERLIVKDLSVQIPDKKITTIIGPNGCGKSTLLKAITRIISHQSGTVILDGENISKENTKILAKKMAILPQTPESASGLTVGELVSYGRFPYQKGFGRLTKKDYEVIDWALDVTGIKDFKFRPVDALSGGQRQRVWIAMALAQETDIIFLDEPTTYLDMAHQLEVLELLQKLNQEQERTIVMVLHDLNQAARFADHIVALKDGEIVKSGSYEEVITQDVLRKVFNIDAVIGRDPRTNKPMCITYNLLKGENQHEETIDPVYDLAASAY from the coding sequence ATGGTCCGCCTATATACAGATGGCTTGAACATTGGATATAGTGAACGCTTGATTGTGAAAGACCTTAGTGTCCAGATTCCCGATAAGAAGATCACGACTATAATCGGCCCGAATGGCTGCGGAAAATCAACCCTTTTAAAAGCGATTACACGAATCATTTCTCATCAATCAGGCACTGTCATTTTGGACGGCGAGAACATTTCAAAGGAAAATACAAAGATCCTTGCCAAGAAAATGGCAATTTTGCCGCAAACACCTGAAAGTGCAAGCGGTTTAACAGTTGGCGAACTGGTCTCATACGGTCGCTTTCCTTATCAGAAAGGATTTGGCAGATTAACGAAAAAGGACTATGAAGTCATTGATTGGGCTCTTGACGTTACTGGGATCAAGGATTTCAAATTTCGTCCGGTTGACGCCCTTTCCGGCGGCCAGCGTCAAAGGGTCTGGATTGCAATGGCTCTGGCACAGGAAACAGACATCATTTTCCTTGATGAACCGACCACTTACTTGGATATGGCCCATCAGCTTGAAGTTCTCGAGCTTCTCCAAAAGCTGAACCAGGAGCAGGAACGCACCATTGTAATGGTCCTTCATGATTTAAACCAGGCAGCCCGTTTTGCTGACCATATCGTTGCATTAAAAGATGGTGAAATTGTTAAATCAGGAAGCTATGAGGAAGTCATTACACAGGATGTCTTAAGGAAAGTGTTCAATATTGATGCAGTCATCGGGCGCGATCCCCGCACAAACAAGCCAATGTGTATTACTTATAATTTACTAAAAGGAGAAAATCAACATGAAGAAACTATTGATCCCGTTTACGATCTTGCTGCTTCTGCTTATTAG